DNA sequence from the Alkaliphilus metalliredigens QYMF genome:
TTCCATCAATTAATACTGTCACAATTTCATCAGGCATGGATACAAATATGCTTCTTGTCTTGGCAAAGCTATTGGCATGATTAATTGCCTCAGAAACCACGTCATCAACAACCTCATATTTTTTTTCTATGACCAGCTTCCCTTCGTAAATACGAGTCATGTTTAAAATGTTTTCTACAAGACTATTTAACCAAATGGCTTCTTCATTAATATCAGAAACAAGGCTTTCAATACTAGATTTCTCTAACTGATTTAAGTTTTCAAGTATAACACCACTGGCACCAACAATACCTGTTAATGGCGTTCTAAGATCATGGGATATAGCTCTAAGTAAGTTACTGTGCATTTTTTCTCGTTCCATGGCGATACGAATATTTTCACGTTCATTATAAATAAGCTCTCTATCAAGTGACAGTCCCATTTGAGTCCCAACGGTCTTAATAAGAAGTTCATGTTCAAAGGTAAATCTTTCTTTCGAGTAGGCAACCTGCATGACACCAAGCTGCTTGGTTAGACCTCTTATTGGAATTTCCATCATTTTATCAGTTGTGAATTCTTTGCTTTCATCAACATAGACTTCACCGGGTTCTGATAGTAATACCCTACTGTTGTAGCCGGTATTTTCATAAATATAATTGATGCCCTTCATGATAATATTCTTTTGACCAGTAATATTTACAAAACTTTCTGTGATTCGATATAGAAGCCTTGCAGTATGCTCGTTTTGTTGAGAAATTTGCAATTGTTTTTGAAATCGTTTAGTCATTGTTCCCGATACCAGAGATACACATAAAAATGATACCATTAGTA
Encoded proteins:
- a CDS encoding sensor histidine kinase, whose translation is MIKLALIIAISTILSLFLGSVGIGKESIIMVFLVGALIVTVTTKGYFYGIFAAIGSVLIFNYYFTVPIHTLITYDSNDVILMVSFLCVSLVSGTMTKRFQKQLQISQQNEHTARLLYRITESFVNITGQKNIIMKGINYIYENTGYNSRVLLSEPGEVYVDESKEFTTDKMMEIPIRGLTKQLGVMQVAYSKERFTFEHELLIKTVGTQMGLSLDRELIYNERENIRIAMEREKMHSNLLRAISHDLRTPLTGIVGASGVILENLNQLEKSSIESLVSDINEEAIWLNSLVENILNMTRIYEGKLVIEKKYEVVDDVVSEAINHANSFAKTRSIFVSMPDEIVTVLIDGKLIVQVLINLLDNAIKHTEDHCSIFVNVYIEDDMAVFEVADNGDGIDESIHNSLFDSFVTISSKIIDNKRGMGLGLSICKAIVEAHGGTITGGKSTEGGALFSFRLPLTGGE